A single genomic interval of Shewanella halotolerans harbors:
- the greB gene encoding transcription elongation factor GreB gives MKAMLITREGWQALDRELKYLWKEYRPEITKKVQEAAAQGDRSENADYTYNKRLLRQIDSRVRYLVKRVEDLQIVDYSPQQEGKVFFGAWVELEDEAGKVVRYRIVGKDELDTKLGYITIDSPMARALIGKQVDDEVVVNTPAGKKEWYVNKIQYKAFED, from the coding sequence ATGAAAGCCATGTTGATCACCCGCGAAGGGTGGCAAGCGCTCGACAGAGAGCTTAAGTATTTATGGAAAGAGTACCGCCCCGAGATCACCAAGAAGGTGCAGGAGGCGGCGGCCCAGGGCGACCGTAGCGAAAACGCCGACTACACCTATAACAAGCGTTTACTGCGTCAAATCGATAGCCGGGTACGCTATCTGGTGAAGCGAGTGGAAGATCTGCAGATCGTCGACTACTCGCCCCAGCAGGAGGGCAAGGTGTTCTTCGGCGCTTGGGTGGAGCTGGAGGACGAGGCGGGCAAGGTAGTGCGCTATCGTATCGTCGGCAAGGATGAGCTGGATACCAAGCTCGGTTATATCACCATAGACTCGCCCATGGCGAGGGCGCTGATCGGCAAGCAGGTGGACGATGAAGTGGTGGTCAACACCCCTGCCGGTAAGAAGGAGTGGTACGTCAACAAGATCCAATATAAGGCGTTCGAGGACTAA